A portion of the Bacteroidetes Order II. bacterium genome contains these proteins:
- a CDS encoding macro domain-containing protein codes for MDDCRKIIARQGSCKTGQAVITTAGNLKAKFVIHTVGPVWNGGQKNESQKLADCYKNSLQLAVDNDCKTIAFPCISTGVYGYPINEAARVAVDTVMEFVSHSDKIEKVIFVCFDDDNFYFIKSQLNYKVYTIPSKLFADNEIIGTVNIGLEDDGMGVLSGRLIPTDKYNKYRNFFRNTFVEERDDNLIRINKFTKDNKFKVVADDGTEFKEPVAGLIIYDFDNEPIQVELNGIDNDIWGKYYK; via the coding sequence TTGGACGACTGTAGAAAAATAATCGCAAGACAAGGTAGTTGTAAAACAGGACAAGCTGTTATCACGACAGCAGGAAATTTGAAAGCAAAATTTGTAATTCATACGGTCGGACCCGTTTGGAATGGTGGACAAAAAAACGAATCACAAAAACTCGCTGATTGTTATAAAAACTCTTTGCAATTAGCTGTAGACAATGACTGCAAGACGATTGCTTTCCCTTGTATTAGCACAGGTGTTTATGGCTATCCTATAAATGAAGCTGCAAGAGTTGCGGTTGACACAGTTATGGAATTTGTTTCTCATTCAGACAAAATTGAAAAAGTGATTTTTGTATGCTTCGATGATGACAACTTCTATTTTATAAAAAGCCAACTCAACTATAAAGTTTATACAATTCCTTCAAAACTATTTGCGGACAATGAAATCATTGGAACTGTAAATATTGGTTTGGAAGACGATGGAATGGGAGTTCTATCCGGAAGGCTTATTCCAACAGACAAATACAATAAGTATCGTAACTTTTTTCGCAACACATTTGTTGAAGAGCGCGACGACAACCTCATTCGCATTAATAAGTTCACCAAAGACAACAAATTCAAAGTTGTTGCGGACGATGGAACCGAATTTAAAGAACCTGTTGCTGGACTAATCATTTATGACTTTGACAATGAACCCATACAAGTTGAACTAAACGGAATCGACAACGACATATGGGGAAAATATTACAAATAG